In Archangium violaceum, the following are encoded in one genomic region:
- the map gene encoding type I methionyl aminopeptidase, translating to MSTLSITLKSADDLAKMRRTGLIVADVLDAVEAACRPGVSTWELNEIANGVMTKAGATSAFLGYAPRGAPPYPAVLCTSVNEVVVHGIPSKSVVLKDGDIIGIDFACYKDGFCADSARTIPVGNVSEEARKLIQVTRESLERAIAACVHGNRLEDIGWAVQSHVEKNGFSVVTSFCGHGIGRFMHEMPSVPNFGEPGKGLRLKRGMVLAIEPMVNVGSEDIEVLDDGWTAVSVDRRLAAHVEHSVAITGDGPMVLTRR from the coding sequence GTGAGCACCTTGTCCATTACCCTGAAGAGTGCCGATGACCTCGCGAAGATGCGGCGGACGGGCCTGATCGTCGCCGACGTCCTCGATGCCGTCGAAGCCGCCTGCCGCCCTGGCGTGTCCACCTGGGAGCTCAACGAGATCGCCAACGGCGTGATGACCAAGGCCGGGGCCACTTCGGCGTTCCTGGGGTATGCGCCCCGGGGAGCGCCCCCGTATCCCGCGGTGCTCTGCACCTCCGTGAACGAGGTGGTGGTCCACGGCATCCCCAGCAAGAGCGTCGTCCTCAAGGACGGGGACATCATCGGGATCGACTTCGCCTGCTACAAGGACGGCTTCTGTGCCGACTCGGCCCGGACCATCCCGGTCGGGAACGTCAGCGAGGAGGCGCGCAAGTTGATCCAGGTGACGCGCGAGTCCCTGGAGCGCGCCATCGCCGCCTGCGTGCACGGCAACCGGCTGGAAGACATTGGCTGGGCCGTCCAGAGCCATGTCGAGAAGAACGGCTTCTCCGTGGTGACCAGCTTCTGTGGTCACGGCATCGGCCGCTTCATGCACGAGATGCCTTCCGTCCCCAACTTCGGAGAGCCCGGCAAGGGGCTCCGGCTCAAGCGCGGAATGGTCCTGGCCATCGAGCCCATGGTCAACGTGGGCAGCGAGGACATCGAGGTGCTCGACGACGGGTGGACGGCCGTCTCCGTGGACCGCCGGCTCGCCGCGCACGTCGAGCACTCGGTGGCCATCACCGGCGATGGTCCCATGGTGCTGACCCGCCGCTGA